GTCGATAAGCGGATTTCAGGCCGTGGCACGCCGGGTGGCACGGCAATCCGCGCTGGATATGCCAATCTGCGCTTTCATCTCGACTATATTGGATGGCTTTCAGAAACGCGCGCCTGGCTGGGCGGCGCACAGCTCACTTATGCGGATCTGGCGGCTGCCGCGCATCTGTCCTGTCTCGATTTTATCGGGGATATTGACTGGTCACGCGCGCCCTTCGCCAAAGACTGGTACGCACGCGTCAAATCCCGCCCGAGCTTCCGCGCTCTTCTGCATGATAAACTGCCCGGCTTCACCCCGCCGCCTCATTACACGGACCTTGATTTCTGAGGCATTGACGCTGGCAACATAGCGCCAGACGCGCCCCGATGAAGTTCAGGCCCCGCGCAATGCAGGGTAAACGAATCCGACACAGGCCTGATGCGCTTACGTAAGGAGAGATTCCGTGCGGAGAGACGAGGATGACGAAAATAATCGCGATATTGGCCACCCATGGTGTTGAGGAGGTCGAACTCCTGAAACCCTGGAAGAAACTTAAAAAAGCAGGGTTTGAAACCGTGCTCGTCGCGCTGGAGAAAGGCCGCATCCAGTCCATGCGGGGCGATAGGACGGAACTTGTCGCTGCAGGCGCGCGTTGGAAAGACGAAGCGCTGGTTGAGGATCGAAACATGATCTCCTCACGCAACCCCGATGATCTCGATATTTTCTGTGAGGCACTTCTAGGGCAGT
This DNA window, taken from Acetobacteraceae bacterium, encodes the following:
- a CDS encoding DJ-1/PfpI family protein — encoded protein: MTKIIAILATHGVEEVELLKPWKKLKKAGFETVLVALEKGRIQSMRGDRTELVAAGARWKDEALVEDRNMISSRNPDDLDIFCEALLGQYERATPKAQPRRKALRAAPAKVKRGAEAEEAKARSPARARKRKPAARPATVRQGA